Genomic DNA from Ilyobacter polytropus DSM 2926:
AATCTATGAAAGCAACTTTCCTTGATGTAAATGGAAAAAGCAATGTAATGATGATGGGTTGCTATGGTATAGGGGTCTCTAGGACAACTGCAGCTGCCATAGAACAAAACTACGACGAAAACGGAATAATCTGGCCATCGGCAATAGCTCCGTATGTTGTAGATGTAGTTCCTGCAAACATGAAAAACAAAGATCAGGTCGCTCTTGGAGAAAAAATCTATACCGAACTTCTAGAAGCTGGAATAGACACAGTGTTAGACGATAGAAATGAAAGACCCGGGTTTAAATTTAAAGATGCAGACCTTATAGGATTCCCTTTCAAAGTTGTTTCTGGAAAACAGGCCGCAGAAGGTATAATAGAGATTAAAATAAGAAAAACCGGTGAAACTTTAGATGTTAAATCAGAAGAAGTTGTAACTACAATAAAAGAGCTTATGAAAAAATATTAATATATAAAAACATGAGACGGTCTTAAACCGTCTCTTTTTTTATTCTATATTTTTCAGATATCCCGAGAAATAGCATAGGAAATTCCGAAAAAATATTAATTTTCATAATATCCATAAAAATAAAAATACCTGTAAAATACAGGTATTTTTTAGATTTATCCCATTATTTTTTCCATTATCTCATCTGGAATGTCAAAGTTTGAGTAAACGTCATCTACATCATCGATGTCTTCTAAGGCTTCAAAAAGACCAAAAACTTTTTTCGCTGTATCTTCATCTGTTATCTCCACTTTGTTTTCAGGAATCATAGTTACCTCTGCTTCCTCATACTTATAGCCAGCTTCTACAAGAGAATCTAATACAGTCTGAAAATCTGCCGGGTCTGTAATCACTTCAAAGGTCTCATCTTCAAGCTTTACATCCTCTGCTCCTGCTTCTAATGCAGTCATCATAAGTTCTTCTTCATCTATTCCCTCAGCAGGTATTTCTATAAGTCCGTTTTTATTAAACATCCATGCTACAGCTCCGTCAGATCCTAGATTTCCTCCTCTTTTGGAAAAAGTAGATCTCACTGAAGATGCTGATCTGTTTTTGTTGTCAGTAACTACGTCAACTATAAAGGCAGTTCCTGATGGACCGTATCCTTCATATCTTATCTCTACGTACTCAACTCCTTCAAGTTCTCCGGTACCTTTTTTTATGGCTCTATCTATATTATCCTTTGGCATATTTCCTGATCTTGCTTTTTCTAAAGCCAGTCTAAGTCTAGGGTTGAAGTTTATATCTCCTCCCCCTTCTTTTGCTGATATTGTAAGTTCTTTTCCAAGTTTTGTGAATAATTTGGCTCTTTTTTTATCCTGAGCACCTTTTCTATGCTTTATGTTCGACCATTTACTATGTCCTGCCACGATAATACCTCCCAATTTTATTTAAAATTCACTAAATATTTTATCACATCATTTTTTATTTTTCAACTTAGCGAAAACTTATTTGTCTTTCTAGCTTCATATTATCAAAAATTATTTTTTAATAGACAAAAAGTCCCGTGTGTACAGGACTGGTTTTTAAATCTCAGTTTTTATCATTTTCAGATCATTCCAAAATTCCACAGCAGGTCTAGCTTTTTTCCCGTCAAGACCCCTCACACGTTTTACATATCCCGGATCATAGGTTGGAATGACTTTTATATTCCCCTCCCAGTTATAGACTTTACCTCTCATATCTGATATATTCGATTCCTCATTGAGAAGCACCGTTACTACCTCTGGTCCTAATGCCACTATTATTTTTGGTTTTATAAGAGCTATCTGCATATCCAGATACTCCTTCATAACTTTTTTTTCCTCTTCAGAAAGCTCTCTCCATTTTAGTATACACTTGGAAATATTTGTTATATAGTATTTTTCAGGCGATAAATCTGCCAGATCGCAAAGCTTTATAAAAAATTCTCCACTTGTTCCTGGAAGTACTCTCATGTTCTCATCTTCAAAAAGGTCTGGGTCATCCCCTATAAATAGAATATCCCCCTTTGTGTTCCCTCCTCCTAAAAGAAGTTTTCTGTCTTTGACTCCGTCTAATTTCGGCATCTTCATTCCGCCTAGATCAAACTTTAGCTCTTCCCACAACTCTCTAATCTCCAATTTCATCACCACTATACCTTAAATATATTTGTGTTCTTTTCCTGATATGCTATCTCAATCTCAACCTCTATACACTGCCTCTTAAGTTCATCTCTCACAGTATTTATAGCCGTTTCATAGCTATTACTGTCCCGACTCACATGAGCAAGATAGACTTTTTCAAGTCCAGGATGATTTATATCCCCTATAAACTTGGCTGCATCTGTATTTGACAGATGGCCGTTTCTTCCCTTGACCCTAGCCTTTAAGTCCCAAGGATAGGAGCAGCTCATAAGCATCTGATAGTCATAGTTGCACTCTATCACCACTATGTTTACATCCTTAAAATGTTCCCTCACTATATTGTTTATATATCCTATATCTGTCGAAATAGCCAATTTTTTCCCACGGCTATTTTCTATCTTAAAACCTATGGTTCTCTCTGCATCATGCATAACATCAAAGGGAGTTACTTTCACACTTTCCATCAATCTGAAGTCCCCGTCTACAAGCCTGAGGTTATTTTCTGAGATCTTCCCCAATTTTTCTGCACAGACTTTGTAACTTTCACCTGTAATATATATAGGAATATTATATTTTCTAGACAAAACTCCAGCTCCCAATATATGGTCTAAATGCTCATGTGTGATAAGCAGAGCTCCTAATTCCTCTATGTTTTCTCCTATAAGTTCAAGTTTTTCTTTTATTTTCTTACCGCTAAAACCTGCATCCACCAAAAATTTAAATCCGTCAACTTCTAGAAAGGTAGCATTTCCAGAGCTACCACTTCCCAGTATAGATATTTTCATATGATTTTTCCCCTCTAAACTCCTACTCAAAAAATAAAAAAAGCAAGTAGGGTTACTACTTACTATATATTAAGATTTTTATTTTGTCAAACTGTGAAACTCTAGAAAAATCAATCTCTGAAAGATACAGCATACCTATAATCACAATGAGTCTAACAGTAGTTATGGCTGTTCCTCCTGTTAAATATTTTTTCCAGTGTTTTAAAAGTTTCATCAAGGTAGTGGGTTTTTAATCTTATTCTTTTATTTTCAAGGGAAAAGGTAACTATAAAGAGATCATCATTTTTTTCAATATCACACTCTAAAATCATCGTGTTAAAAGATACCAGCCATTTTTCATTTTTTATTCTGATTTTCAAAACACCCACCACCTCAAAAAGTTATCTATATTTATATATAACTAGTATAGCTTCCTTATCTATGATTGTCAATAGATTTGTATTTTTTATCTCTAATCTAAGATAAAAACTTGAAAATAAAAGGTAAAAATACTATACTTAACTATAAGTATGTATAAGGAGATGAGAATATGGATTTTAAAAAATTCCTTAAAGACAGAAGAAAAAATTTGGGATACAGTCAGAATAAATTTGCAAAGTCTATAGGAATAACTCAGTCCTATTTCAACACCATCGAGAGGGGAGAGGTAAAAAATCCTCCCAGCGAAGAAGTTTTAGACAAAATATCACAAGGGCTTCAGCTAAATGAAAAAGAAACTGAAACGCTGAAATACCTTGCTGCCCTAGAAAGAACACCGGATATTATAATGAAGGAACTTTCAAAACTAAAAAAAGAGCTTACTTCGGCAGAATCTTTAAAGGCAAATATCAACCTAAAGGAAAGTCTCCCTCTGATAAAGGGAATACCCGTGTATGAAAGAATAAGTGCAGGTATAGGGGCTATAAACGATGGAGAAGTGACAGACTATCTCTCTATCCCAGGGATAAAAAATGCCCAGGAAGTCTTTGCTGTTAATGTTTGGGGTGATTCTATGGAACCAAATATAAAAGATGGATCGGTTATCATATGTAGAAAGGATGTTGAGATCAGAGACGGAGAGATCGGAGCGTTTTTATTAAATGATGAGGCTTACGTTAAAAGAATAAAGGTGACCAACCAGTATGTTGCCCTTATGAGCGATAATCCAAATTATCCTCCTATTTTTATCGGACCTGGAGAAAATCTGATAGCTGTGGGAAAAGTTATAAAAGTATTGAGTGATATATAAAAAAACAGGTATTCAAAACCGGACTTACCTCTTAGGAGATAATTGATCCAGTCTTGAATACCTATTTTATTTACTCGCTTTTGTAAAATAATGTTGTCTTTTAACAGGCGAGCTTTCCGATAAAAATACAAAGTGTAACTTCAGAATACTGGCTCTCAGTTATCCCAGCTTGATCCCATTCCTAATAAAAAGACTATCACCTTAAATATATTTTGTCAATAGATAATGTTATTTTTTTATTAAAGAAATAAATTGACTTCTCAAAAATTAGGAACTACAATGGTTTGTGAACTTTATGTTCAATTTTTTTTAATATATACATTAAAAGTTTCTAGGAGGATTTAATGAATAAAAATCATAACAGTATCTTTGCAGACATTGCCCTTCTTCTCGTAGCTGTTATATGGGGTTCTGGATTCACAGCCACTCAGGTGTCATTAGATAGTGGTTTTCTTCCCTTTACCACAATGGCTATTAGATTTGGAATTGCTGCAATTTTAATGAGTGTTATATTTATAAAAAAACTAAAATATATAAACAAAAAAGACATTATAGCAGGTTCAGTGGTTGGTTTTTTTCTTTTTACAGCCTTTGCATCCCAGACAATAGGACTTCAGTTTACTACTCCCTCAAAAAATGCGTTTCTTACAGCTACCAACGTTATTTTAGTTCCTTTTATTTATTGGTTTATGTCCAAAAAAAAACCTGATATTTATTCTGTCACAGCAGCTTTTATTTGTGTCTGCGGCATAGCTTTTATCTCTCTAGAAAAAGATCTGACTCTTGGTATAGGAGATTCCCTGTCTTTACTGTGTGCAATTTTATTTGCCTTTCATATAAGTTCTACCGGATTTTACAGTCATAAGGTGGATACTACAGTGCTTTCTGTTACCCAGATGTGGTTTGCATCAATCTTATCCTTTATAGGGGCTTTTTTCACAGAAACTTTTCCTAATTCAGTACCTGTAAATGGTGTCTTATCAGTAATTTATATAGGGGTTTTCGGTACCATGATAGCTTTTTTTATCCAGACCACAGCACAAAAATATACAACACCTACAAAGACAGCTATTATATTGTCTACCGAAGCTCTTTTCGGAACTATCTTTTCAGTTATAATTTTGAAGGAGATAATAACAGCTAAAATGATAATCGGTGGAATCTCAATATTTCTAGCTATAATTACCGCTGAAACAAAATGGAAATTCTTTTATAAAGGAAAAGCAAAAATTATAAAATCAGACCTCTGATATTCAATTTCTTTATCAAAAAAAATTAAAAATAAGGCCTTCAGGGTATGAAGGCCTTATTCAAATCATAAATTATTGTTTTTTTCCTGAGTATACTTATCTTCATTCTCTTTTTTTTCTTCTGTATCTTTGTTTATATTTTCTTCTTTGGTGTTTGTTATCTCAGTAAAGGCTGTTGCTATATTTGCAATACTTTGAAGTTCAGATGGTATTATGATCTTTGTAGATTTTCCGTCTGCCACTTTTTCAAAAGTTTCCATAGCTTTTAGAGAAAGAACCTCTTTAGTTGTATTGGCAGCATTAAGCATTTTTATCGCCTCTGCCTTGGCCTTTTGAGTTTTGAGAATAGCCTCTGCTCTTCCTTCAGCTTCTCTTATATAGGCTTCTCTTTTGGCTTCTGCTCTCAGTATGGCAGCTTCTTTTTCTCCTTCAGCCACAAGGATTGCAGATTTTTTCTGACCTTCTGCTCTCAAAATTGATTCTCTTCTTCCCCTTTCTGCCTTCATCTGCTTTTCCATGGCGTCTTGTATCTCTTCAGGAGGAAGGATGTTCTTTAGTTCCACCCTGTTGACTTTTATTCCCCAGGGATCTGTTGCCTCATCTAAAATCGCCCTCATCTTTGTATTTATAGTATCTCTAGAGGTTAATGTTGTATCCAACTCCATCTCTCCTATTATATTTCTAAGTGTTGTAGCAGTTAGATTTTCAATTGCATTAATAGGATTTTCTACTCCATAGGTATATAGTTTCGGGTCAGTTATCTGGTAATACACCACAGAATCGATTTGGATTGTTACATTATCCTTCGTTATTACAGGTTGAGGAGGAAAATCAACTACCTGTTCCTTTAAGGATACTCTTTTGGATATTCTATCCAAAAAAGGAATAAGAATATTCAGTCCTGTTTCCCAAGTTGTAAGATACGCACCTAGCCTCTCTATTACATAGGCCTTTGACTGAGGGACTATTTTTACGTTGAATATTATAAGAAAAACTATTACCAGTATAAATAAGAAAAATATAAGCATTTGAAACATTTTATCACTCCTTCTCCAAAATTAATTTTATTCCCTGGATTCTAAGAACCCTGGCTTTATCTCCTATATGAAGCTCCCTATCACACTTTGCTTTCCAGTGTTTACCGTCTAAGTAGGTCTCATACTCCCCAGAAGAGATAACTTTTTTTATCTCTACAGTTTGACCGATTATCCTGCTCTCTATCTTCTCTTTTCTCTTAGAAAGAAGTTTCTTACTGAGTGGCCTGGTAACTATTATAAAGACAAACGAAAGAGCCACAAAAAAATAAAACTGCTTCATTATATCTGGAATATAGCCAGAAGTTAGAGTCAGAATACCAGCTGCCAGAGCAAACCATATACTTATCAGTGCTGTGGTGTAACCTTCCAAAATTAAAAATATTACTGTTAATATCAGCCATATATACATTTTTACCCCTCCTATTACTTATAATTCGTATTTTAAAGATCATTTCCTTTTGATAAACATAAATATTATATTGTACTATTTTTATACAATTTAAAGTCAAAACTTTTGTTTCCAAAGATTTTTTTACATTATTCTGTATGGATTTTCACTTTTTTGATTGACACTAGAACTGCCTTTTGTTATAATTAAGCTAAATTTAATATTTTTAAGATAGAGGTGCAGTGTTCAAAAGTATCTACTGGAATCCGGGCAGGATAATGAAGGTAAGAGAAAGGGAAGGCTGCCGAAGGAAAGACTATAGCCCATTGTCAATCCTGGTGTTACCGATAATATTGATAACACTGTCATTAAGTTTTCACCTGATGAAGTGCTATCGGAATTTTGTTGATTGCAAGGTTGCCGTATGTATTTCGGCAGCCCTTTTTTTTATTTTTTCAATATTTAATTTGCAAAATGAAAATTATATGTAGAAAGCACGAGTTTTAAATAGGGCTATTGATCGAAAACAGAACTTGTTCCAACATTTTATTAAGTTTCAAACTATTTTTTAGGAGGATTTTATGAAAAGATCTAGTATTTCATTACTTTTATTTTCACTAGCTCCTGCCATAGCAATGGCTGGAGATGCAGCTGCAAATGCTGATCATTATGGTATTCTTACACTTTTACCGCCAGTTTTGGCTATAATTCTGGCATTTACTACAAGAAACGTTATTTTATCACTTTTCATCGGGATATATTCCGGTGCCTTTCTATTGGGAGTTCAGAACAACGGAGTCCTTGGTGGATTTTTAGATGGATTTCAAGATATTATAAGCAGAGTTATTAACTCAATGGCTGACTCATGGAATGCAGGTATAATACTTCAAGTGCTTACAATAGGTGGTCTTATCGCACTTATTTCAAAAATGGGTGGAGCCAGAGCAGTAGCAGAAGCTCTTGCAAAAAAGGCCAAATCACCTGTATCTGCCCAGCTTATCACATGGCTGATGGGAATCTTTATATTCTTTGATGACTATGCTAACGCTCTTATTGTAGGACCTATTATGAGGCCTATAACTGATAAAATGAAAGTTTCAAGAGAGAGGTTAGCCTTTATTATCGATGCCACTGCTGCACCTATAGCAGGACTTGCCTTGATATCAACTTGGATAGGTTATGAGATCTCTGTTATAAAAGAAGGATACGCCATGATCGGTATGGAAAACATAAATGCGTATAGTGTTTTCGTAGAAACTATACCTTATAGATTTTACAATATTCTTATGCTTGCATTTGTATTTATTTCTTCTTTTCTGTCTAGAGATTTTGGACCTATGCTAAAAGCGGAAAAAAATGCAAGAGCAAATGGTATCAGCAGCAACTCTAAATCAAAAACTGTAAGTGCTGATGATCATATATCTGCTCCTAAGGAAGGAATAACTTATTCCATATATAGCGCTATTATACCTATAGGGGTATTAATTATAGCATCTTTTGTAGGTTTCTATTACAACGGTTTATCAACTCTCGAGGGAGATGTTCTAACTGCTGTTAATGCTTCGCCACTTTCTATTTATGCCATTAGAGAGACCTTTGGAGCATCTGATGCATCGGTGGTTCTTTTCCAGGCTGCCCTGTTTGCATCGATAGTAGCTATAGTCATGGCTCTTGCCAAAAGAACCCTTTCATTAGGAGAGGCTTTGGAAACATGGGTAAACGGAATGAAACCTCTTATGATAACTTGTGTGATATTACTTTTAGCATGGTCTCTTAGCTCTGTTATAAAAGACCTAGGTACTTCGACATATCTTGTCTCCCTTTTATCAGATACTATACCAAAACAGGCGCTTCCAGGTATTGTATTCGTTATGGCTTCCTTTATAGCCTTTGCTACAGGAACCTCTTACGGTACCATGGGAATCTTAATGCCTCTTTCCATTCCTCTTGCGAATGCAATAGGAATTACTGGAGGATTAGCTGCAGAAGACCTTCACAGCTTCACTGTTGCCTCTATAGGAGCTGTTCTAACAGGAGCAATCTTCGGGGATCACTGCTCTCCTATATCTGACACCACTATTATGTCATCTATGGGTGCTGGTTGTGACCACCTTGAGCACGTTAGAACACAGCTTGTTTATGCTTTGGCTGTTGCTGGTATCTCTCTTGTATTCGGATACCTTCCTGCAGGACTAGGCTTACCTATCGGCATGATTTTACCTCTTGCTGTCCTGGCAGTTTATCTCTTAGTTAGATTTGTAGGAAAACCTGTAGATCAAACAGAGGCAGAAATTGAAAGTGTAATTCAATAACATAAATATAAAAATCCGCCTTTCAAGGCGGATTTTTATATTTAAATAATAAGTTTATTTTATCCTGGTATTTTTGATTGCATCTGCTACCTTTAGAACCTTTGCTGTTTCCTTCACATCGTGAACTCTGAGTATAGAGGCACCTTTAGATGCAGATATTGCAGCTACTGCCAGACTTCCCTCTAGTCTTTCATTTACTTTAGATCCTAAAATATCCCCTATAAATTTTTTTCTAGATGCTCCCACCAATATAGGCTTCCCAAGAGTTTTAAACTCTTCAAGTCTGTTTATAATCTCAAGATTGTGATCAAATGTTTTTCCAAACCCAATTCCAGGATCTAAAATTATATTCTGACTTTCAATACCTGCTTTTTCACCTATATCAATACTTTTTTTAAGTTCATATATAAGGTCATCTATCAGATCATCATATTTAGGATTTACCTGCATAGTCTTAGGTGTTCCCTGCATATGCATTAATATACAGTATGCACCTGATTCTGATATCACTTTTGCCATCTCGCTATCGCTTCTTAGTCCACTTATATCATTTATTATATGCGCCCCTTTTTTAAGGCACTCTTTGGCAACTTCAGATTTATAGGTGTCAATAGATATCGGTACATCTATCTCCTTTACGAGTCTTTCTAAAACAGGGAGAATTCTGTCTAACTCTTTATTTGCAGGAATATATTCTGCACCAGGACGTGATGATTCACCACCTATATCAATTATATGAGCACCATGTTTCACCATCTTCTTTGCGTTTTTGACAGCCTCTTCTAAAGAAGTGTTTTTCCCCCCGTCAGAAAAGGAATCTGGAGTTATGTTGAGTATCCCCATTACATAGCTTTTCTTTGCAAAATCAAACTCTTTTCCACCTATTACAACAGGAGTGATTTTAGTATCGTATTTTATAAGGACATTTTTTATTTCTTCTGCTATCCTTTTAAGGTTCATCCGACTTTCAAAAAGTTTATGATAGAGTCTGTTATATTGTGACAGATTTGCAGAAATTACAACGTCTGTCATCTCAATATTCAATTCTCCTAGTTCCTTTGCAACAGATGCATCAGCCCCCACAGACAAGGTCATCTGCTTGATTGCATTGGCACTTCTAGAATCTAGATTCTTTATTTTGAGATTTCTAAAGACAGATTTTTCAGCCATCTCTCTTAGTTCTCCATCGTAAACCCCTATACCCTGAAGCTCACGTTTAGCTTCATCTAGATTTTCAAGATTTATTACTCTGGTATAATAATTTTTCATATAAAACTCCTCTCTATATACCCCAGTCCCTAGGATAACGGAACTCTCTTCCTATAGTTCTTCTTGATATTTTTGCTATCAAAGGAAGTTTTCTTTTATATTGGGAAAGCTTTATCTTTCTTATTATAGTATCTACTATCCACTCTTCGAAGCCTTCTTCTATAAGTTCACTTCTCTCATATCTTTCATCTATAAGTCTATAGAGTATCCTGTCTGCCATATTATAAGAAAATCCAAGTTCATTTTCGTCACTTTGACCCTCCCAAAGGTCGGCACTTGGCTTTTTAGCTATTATCTCTTTAGGCACTCCCAGTCTTTCAGAAAGCTCCCATACATGCGTCTTGTAGAGGTCTCCTATAGGATTTATGGCAGAAGCCGAATCTCCAAATTGTGTGCTGTACCCAAGTAAAATCTCGGTTTTATTAGATGTCCCCAAAACAAGAGCTCTTTCCTTTGCAGACCTGTCATATAAAATTGTCATTCTTTCTCTGGCCATCTTATTTCCCTTCCTCATATTATCCATATCAGGATTTTTTTCAAAATAAGCATCCACCATATCAGTTATTTCCATAAGCTCAGTTTTTATTCCAGTTGCTTCCACTAGAAGTTTGGCATGTTCTACACTCTCTTTACTAGAACTTTTATAAGGCATCATTACACCTAATACATTTTCAGGACCTAAAGCCTTGGCTGCAAGTGCCGCCACCAGTGCCGAATCTATTCCACCTGAGAGTCCTAGTACCACTTTTTCAAATCCTGCCTTGCCTATTTCCTCTTTGATAAAATCAATCAATACATTTTCTACTGTTTCCATATTGAGTTTTAATTTTTCCATACGTCCCCCGTTAATTTTCTATTATATCTTTTTGAAGCATCTCATTATCCAAAACAAATTTACCTAGTTTTGAGTTTCTATAATCTCTCAAAATTGTAAGTGCTGCCTGTATAAGGTTAACTTTATCACCTTTTACCAGCATGTTCATTCTATATCCGATTTTTTCAAGAACTTCCTGAGGAACCCCATCAAAATCTTCCTCATGAAGCTTATACTTTTCTTTAAGGGTATTTTTCATACCAAGTGAAAGCATCTTTTCTATTAGTTTATATGCCACCTCTTCCACAGGAATTACCTCATCTTTTATAGCTCCTGCTATTGCCAAGCTGTAACCTACCTCATCATTTTCAAATTTAGGCCAAAGTATCCCGGGAGTATCCAAGAGCTCTAGTCCCTCTTTTATTCTAACCCACTGTTTACCCCTTGTAAATCCAGGTTTATTACCTACCCCTGTACTTTTTTTACCCACTATTCTATTGATTAGCCTTGACTTCCCGACATTTGGTATTCCTGCCACCATAAGTCTAGTATTTACTGTTCTCAGACCTTTTTTCATCA
This window encodes:
- a CDS encoding DMT family transporter, with the translated sequence MNKNHNSIFADIALLLVAVIWGSGFTATQVSLDSGFLPFTTMAIRFGIAAILMSVIFIKKLKYINKKDIIAGSVVGFFLFTAFASQTIGLQFTTPSKNAFLTATNVILVPFIYWFMSKKKPDIYSVTAAFICVCGIAFISLEKDLTLGIGDSLSLLCAILFAFHISSTGFYSHKVDTTVLSVTQMWFASILSFIGAFFTETFPNSVPVNGVLSVIYIGVFGTMIAFFIQTTAQKYTTPTKTAIILSTEALFGTIFSVIILKEIITAKMIIGGISIFLAIITAETKWKFFYKGKAKIIKSDL
- a CDS encoding Na+/H+ antiporter NhaC family protein — protein: MKRSSISLLLFSLAPAIAMAGDAAANADHYGILTLLPPVLAIILAFTTRNVILSLFIGIYSGAFLLGVQNNGVLGGFLDGFQDIISRVINSMADSWNAGIILQVLTIGGLIALISKMGGARAVAEALAKKAKSPVSAQLITWLMGIFIFFDDYANALIVGPIMRPITDKMKVSRERLAFIIDATAAPIAGLALISTWIGYEISVIKEGYAMIGMENINAYSVFVETIPYRFYNILMLAFVFISSFLSRDFGPMLKAEKNARANGISSNSKSKTVSADDHISAPKEGITYSIYSAIIPIGVLIIASFVGFYYNGLSTLEGDVLTAVNASPLSIYAIRETFGASDASVVLFQAALFASIVAIVMALAKRTLSLGEALETWVNGMKPLMITCVILLLAWSLSSVIKDLGTSTYLVSLLSDTIPKQALPGIVFVMASFIAFATGTSYGTMGILMPLSIPLANAIGITGGLAAEDLHSFTVASIGAVLTGAIFGDHCSPISDTTIMSSMGAGCDHLEHVRTQLVYALAVAGISLVFGYLPAGLGLPIGMILPLAVLAVYLLVRFVGKPVDQTEAEIESVIQ
- a CDS encoding SPFH domain-containing protein; amino-acid sequence: MFQMLIFFLFILVIVFLIIFNVKIVPQSKAYVIERLGAYLTTWETGLNILIPFLDRISKRVSLKEQVVDFPPQPVITKDNVTIQIDSVVYYQITDPKLYTYGVENPINAIENLTATTLRNIIGEMELDTTLTSRDTINTKMRAILDEATDPWGIKVNRVELKNILPPEEIQDAMEKQMKAERGRRESILRAEGQKKSAILVAEGEKEAAILRAEAKREAYIREAEGRAEAILKTQKAKAEAIKMLNAANTTKEVLSLKAMETFEKVADGKSTKIIIPSELQSIANIATAFTEITNTKEENINKDTEEKKENEDKYTQEKNNNL
- the ylqF gene encoding ribosome biogenesis GTPase YlqF codes for the protein MSNAKINWYPGHMKKTKDMIQENMKIIDIVLEIVDARIPLSSKNPDIVKFAKNKKRIIILNKADLVNKEDLKVWKDYFIKNNFAEEVIELSAETGFNVKKLFAIIEKLSKEKKEKMMKKGLRTVNTRLMVAGIPNVGKSRLINRIVGKKSTGVGNKPGFTRGKQWVRIKEGLELLDTPGILWPKFENDEVGYSLAIAGAIKDEVIPVEEVAYKLIEKMLSLGMKNTLKEKYKLHEEDFDGVPQEVLEKIGYRMNMLVKGDKVNLIQAALTILRDYRNSKLGKFVLDNEMLQKDIIEN
- a CDS encoding NfeD family protein translates to MYIWLILTVIFLILEGYTTALISIWFALAAGILTLTSGYIPDIMKQFYFFVALSFVFIIVTRPLSKKLLSKRKEKIESRIIGQTVEIKKVISSGEYETYLDGKHWKAKCDRELHIGDKARVLRIQGIKLILEKE
- a CDS encoding helix-turn-helix domain-containing protein, which encodes MDFKKFLKDRRKNLGYSQNKFAKSIGITQSYFNTIERGEVKNPPSEEVLDKISQGLQLNEKETETLKYLAALERTPDIIMKELSKLKKELTSAESLKANINLKESLPLIKGIPVYERISAGIGAINDGEVTDYLSIPGIKNAQEVFAVNVWGDSMEPNIKDGSVIICRKDVEIRDGEIGAFLLNDEAYVKRIKVTNQYVALMSDNPNYPPIFIGPGENLIAVGKVIKVLSDI
- a CDS encoding MBL fold metallo-hydrolase, which codes for MKISILGSGSSGNATFLEVDGFKFLVDAGFSGKKIKEKLELIGENIEELGALLITHEHLDHILGAGVLSRKYNIPIYITGESYKVCAEKLGKISENNLRLVDGDFRLMESVKVTPFDVMHDAERTIGFKIENSRGKKLAISTDIGYINNIVREHFKDVNIVVIECNYDYQMLMSCSYPWDLKARVKGRNGHLSNTDAAKFIGDINHPGLEKVYLAHVSRDSNSYETAINTVRDELKRQCIEVEIEIAYQEKNTNIFKV
- a CDS encoding NAD+ synthase; the encoded protein is MEKLKLNMETVENVLIDFIKEEIGKAGFEKVVLGLSGGIDSALVAALAAKALGPENVLGVMMPYKSSSKESVEHAKLLVEATGIKTELMEITDMVDAYFEKNPDMDNMRKGNKMARERMTILYDRSAKERALVLGTSNKTEILLGYSTQFGDSASAINPIGDLYKTHVWELSERLGVPKEIIAKKPSADLWEGQSDENELGFSYNMADRILYRLIDERYERSELIEEGFEEWIVDTIIRKIKLSQYKRKLPLIAKISRRTIGREFRYPRDWGI
- a CDS encoding YebC/PmpR family DNA-binding transcriptional regulator; this translates as MAGHSKWSNIKHRKGAQDKKRAKLFTKLGKELTISAKEGGGDINFNPRLRLALEKARSGNMPKDNIDRAIKKGTGELEGVEYVEIRYEGYGPSGTAFIVDVVTDNKNRSASSVRSTFSKRGGNLGSDGAVAWMFNKNGLIEIPAEGIDEEELMMTALEAGAEDVKLEDETFEVITDPADFQTVLDSLVEAGYKYEEAEVTMIPENKVEITDEDTAKKVFGLFEALEDIDDVDDVYSNFDIPDEIMEKIMG
- a CDS encoding uracil-DNA glycosylase; this translates as MKLEIRELWEELKFDLGGMKMPKLDGVKDRKLLLGGGNTKGDILFIGDDPDLFEDENMRVLPGTSGEFFIKLCDLADLSPEKYYITNISKCILKWRELSEEEKKVMKEYLDMQIALIKPKIIVALGPEVVTVLLNEESNISDMRGKVYNWEGNIKVIPTYDPGYVKRVRGLDGKKARPAVEFWNDLKMIKTEI
- the folP gene encoding dihydropteroate synthase — encoded protein: MKNYYTRVINLENLDEAKRELQGIGVYDGELREMAEKSVFRNLKIKNLDSRSANAIKQMTLSVGADASVAKELGELNIEMTDVVISANLSQYNRLYHKLFESRMNLKRIAEEIKNVLIKYDTKITPVVIGGKEFDFAKKSYVMGILNITPDSFSDGGKNTSLEEAVKNAKKMVKHGAHIIDIGGESSRPGAEYIPANKELDRILPVLERLVKEIDVPISIDTYKSEVAKECLKKGAHIINDISGLRSDSEMAKVISESGAYCILMHMQGTPKTMQVNPKYDDLIDDLIYELKKSIDIGEKAGIESQNIILDPGIGFGKTFDHNLEIINRLEEFKTLGKPILVGASRKKFIGDILGSKVNERLEGSLAVAAISASKGASILRVHDVKETAKVLKVADAIKNTRIK